Proteins from a single region of Malassezia restricta chromosome IV, complete sequence:
- a CDS encoding trehalase codes for MTTPWEAEARLPAMPRPATPQRSMSMLHHVGHAAPVSADRAPLLRRLSTDQQSTEKPLLREFSVDVEETFQRLLEQEDTDGDMQISISDRGPKSITLKTVKGTTAEVRGTYMLASLLQELALAKDRGERHMVIREAQLAEDPIHRLSRMIRTMFWDNLTRRIDAEGLEKVLLDPKNRSSHRRQLLYVPENEPDMLAYYRRVAQERPDLKLDVEALPTHFTPEYVRDLNQRPGLLAIAMEKQVDELTGAVDMKGIPFVVPGARFNELYNWDSYFIALGLLEDGRLDLAKGPVDHFVFEIEHYHKIMNGNRSYYLLRSQPPFLTDFTRRVYARLVADEPSRDHKPWLKRALCAAIKEYRTVWMSEPRWDPATGLSRYHPEGLGVPPETEASHFTNLLRPYAEKYQCSVNEFTRMYDHGQVHEPELDEYFRHDRAVRESGHDTSYRVERRCANLATIDLQALLYKYEVDIAELIRDEFDDDLDGEHSAVWFERAAFRQRQVDTYLWNEGKGLYFDYDLCQQEQSVYESVTSFWAMWAGMASEAQARRMMRVSLSKFEATGGLVTGTEESRGPVSLARPNRQWDYPYAWPPHQMLAWEGLARYGYMDDARRLAYRWMFMITTAFVNFNGIVPEKFDAVALSHLVTAEYGNQGTQFAYVPREGFGWTNASFQVGLTYLTSHMRKAVAACQHPDDFFHRYRHL; via the coding sequence atgacgacgcccTGGGAAGCGGAGGCGCGCCTGCCGGCCATGCCTCGGCCTGCCACGCCGCAGCGCTCCATGAGCATGTTGCATCACGTAGGGCATGCGGCACCCGTGAGTGCGGACCGTGCCCCGCTGCTACGACGCTTGAGCACGGATCAACAGTCGACAGAAAAGCCGCTGCTGAGGGAGTTTTCCGTCGACGTTGAGGAGACGttccagcgcctgctcgagcaggaaGACACAGATGGAGATATGCAGATCAGCATTTCCGACCGCGGTCCCAAATCGATCACCCTCAAGACCGTCAAAGGCACCACCGCCGaggtgcgcggcacgtacATGCTAGCGAGTCTGCTGCAAGAATTAGCTCTCGCCAAAGACCGCGgtgagcggcacatggTGATTCgtgaggcgcagctggccgAAGATCCCATTCATCGACTGTCGCGCATGATTCGCACCATGTTTTGGGATAATCTGACGCGTCGGATTGATGCCGAGGGTCTGGAAAAAGTGTTGCTCGATCCCAAGAACCGGTCGTCGCATCGTCGTCAGCTTCTGTATGTCCCGGAGAACGAGCCGGATATGTTGGCGTACTATCgccgcgtggcgcaggagcgccCGGATCTCAAGCTGGACGTCGAAGCGCTGCCCACGCACTTTACGCCCGAGTATGTTCGTGACCTGAACCAGCGGCCGGGCCTGCTGGCCATTGCGATGGAGAAGCAGGTGGACGAGCTCACGGGCGCGGTAGACATGAAGGGCATCCCGTTCGTGGTGCCGGGCGCGCGCTTCAACGAGCTGTACAACTGGGACAGCTATTTTATTGCGTTGGGTCTGCTCGAAGACGGGCGTCTGGACCTGGCCAAAGGCCCCGTGGACCACTTTGTCTTTGAGATTGAGCATTACCACAAGATCATGAATGGCAACCGCTCGTACTacctgctgcgctcgcAACCGCCGTTCCTGACCGACTTTACGCGGCGTGTGTACGCGCGCCTGGTGGCAGACGAACCGTCGCGGGACCACAAGCCGTGGCTgaagcgtgcgctgtgTGCGGCGATCAAAGAGTATCGCACGGTGTGGATGAGTGAGCCGCGATGGGATCCAGCGACGGGCCTCTCGCGGTACCATCCCGAGGGTCTGGGTGTGCCGCCTGAGACGGAGGCGTCGCACTTTACGAACCTGCTGCGGCCCTACGCCGAAAAGTACCAATGCAGTGTGAATGAGTTTACGCGCATGTACGACCATGGCCAGGTGCACGAGCCAGAGCTGGACGAGTACTTCCGCCATGatcgcgccgtgcgtgaGAGTGGGCACGACACGTCGTAccgcgtcgagcggcggTGTGCGAACCTGGCGACGATCGAcctgcaggcgctgctgtACAAGTACGAAGTGGACATCGCCGAGCTGATCCGCGACGAGTTTGACGACGACCTGGACGGCGAGCACAGTGCCGTGTGGttcgagcgcgccgcgttcCGCCAGCGTCAGGTCGACACGTATTTGTGGAACGAGGGCAAGGGCCTGTACTTTGACTATGACCTGTGCCAGCAGGAGCAGAGTGTGTATGAGAGCGTGACGTCGTTCTGGGCCATGTGGGCCGGCATGGCgtccgaggcgcaggcgcggcgcatgatgcGTGTCTCGCTGAGCAAGTTTGAGGCGACAGGCGGCCTCGTCACAGGCACCGAAGAGTCACGCGGACCCGTGTCGTTGGCGCGGCCCAACCGGCAGTGGGACTATCCGTACGCATGGCCTCCGCACCAGATGCTGGCATGGGAAGGTCTTGCGCGGTACGGCTAcatggacgatgcacgccgccTCGCCTACCGATGGATGTTTATGATCACGACGGCATTTGTCAACTTCAACGGCATCGTGCCGGAAAAGTTTGACGCTGTCGCCCTGAGCCACCTCGTGACGGCCGAGTACGGCAACCAGGGCACCCAGTTTGCCTATGTGCCTCGCGAAGGCTTTGGATGGACGAATGCCAGCTTCCAAGTGGGCTTGACGTACCTGAcctcgcacatgcgcaAGGCCGTCGCGGCCTGCCAGCATCCAGACGACTTTTTCCACCGTTATCGACATTTGTAG
- a CDS encoding acetolactate synthase I/III small subunit, with translation MGSLMRSSSSAWHTAGRALRVMRLYSTAKGHDRLTSTSAMEHKLQHPHRKLPPLPHLDRPVMEAGEAVSNILYNTPPPSTQPFRRHILNMFVQDEPGVLARVSGCLAARGVNIDSLVVCATDVQDLSRMCIVLRGQEGTIEQVRRQLEDLVPVWAVVDYTNTDVIEREIMLVKVSTLGPEYYEQNHLGLAEEAEHEVDYAVAQADEHSAPPMQPALTSTQALSIKNDNLRSIIAIAGQFSGEVVDVSDASVIVQLCAKTTRLDAFYKLMRPFGILELSRSGTMVLPRTPIKSAWKSLSDREELDRRVDMDASMLPPG, from the coding sequence ATGGGGAGCCTGATGCGGAGTTCGTCCAGCGCGTGGCATACAGCTGGGCGAGCGTTGCGTGTGATGCGGCTGTATTCTACGGCTAAGGGCCACGACCGACTcacgagcacgtcggcgatggAGCACAAGCTGCAGCATCCTCACCGCAAACTGCCACCTCTGCCACACCTGGATCGTCCTGTAATGGAAGCGGGCGAGGCGGTGAGCAATATCTTGTACAAtacgccgccgcccagtACACAGCCGTTTCGGCGTCATATTCTGAATATGTTTGTGCAGGATGAGCCGGGTGTACTGGCTCGTGTGTCTGGCTGCCTGGCCGCACGTGGTGTGAATATCGATTCGCTGGTGGTGTGTGCGACGGATGTACAGGACTTGTCGCGCATGTGTATTGTGCTGCGTGGCCAGGAAGGCACGatcgagcaggtgcgtcgGCAGCTGGAGGACTTGGTGCCGGTGTGGGCCGTAGTGGACTACACCAACACGGATGTGATTGAGCGTGAGATTATGCTTGTCAAGGTATCGACGCTCGGTCCTGAGTACTATGAGCAGAATCACTTGGGTCTGGCCGAGGAGGCCGAGCACGAAGTGGACTAtgctgtggcgcaggcTGACGAGCACagtgcgccgccgatgcAGCCGGCGCTCAcgtcgacgcaggcgctctcCATCAAGAACGACAATCTACGCTCGATTATTGCGATTGCCGGGCAGTTCTCCGGCGAAGTCGTCGATGTGAGCGACGCCAGCGTGATTGTGCAGCTGTGTGCCaagacgacgcgcctcgacgctTTTTACAAGCTGATGCGTCCCTTTGGCATTCTCGAGCTCTCACGCTCTGGTACGATGGTTTtgccgcgcacgcccatCAAGTCGGCGTGGAAGAGTCTGTCAGACCGCGAGGAGCTGGACCGCCGCGTCGATATGGACGCGTCGATGCTGCCGCCTGGATGA